From one Pseudobdellovibrionaceae bacterium genomic stretch:
- a CDS encoding RNA polymerase sigma factor encodes MTGDEKIDCRDEGTVSMLYQRLGRPALSKTLYLVGQRNVAEEIVQETFVKLWQKKPVFESLRQAYAWVYRCCTNSAIDHLRSKGNQTLELEAEQTAESIGLDLEQKTDLKKTWKEILDTLNEKEAELFVYRSVEGMSQDEVAEVMGISRRTVNRIQDKLAKKISKIQERRHAG; translated from the coding sequence ATGACTGGTGATGAAAAGATTGACTGCAGAGACGAAGGAACTGTGTCTATGCTTTATCAAAGACTAGGTCGCCCTGCACTAAGCAAGACTTTGTACTTGGTTGGACAGCGAAATGTGGCCGAAGAAATTGTGCAAGAAACTTTTGTGAAGCTCTGGCAGAAAAAGCCAGTGTTTGAATCCCTGCGCCAAGCCTACGCCTGGGTCTACCGCTGCTGCACCAATTCGGCGATTGACCATCTGCGCAGCAAAGGAAACCAAACTCTGGAGCTTGAGGCGGAACAAACAGCCGAGTCCATCGGTCTCGACCTTGAGCAAAAGACGGACCTAAAGAAAACCTGGAAAGAAATTCTTGATACACTCAATGAGAAAGAAGCTGAGCTATTTGTTTATCGCTCGGTTGAGGGAATGAGTCAGGATGAAGTGGCCGAAGTGATGGGCATCTCCCGACGGACCGTCAACCGAATCCAGGACAAATTAGCCAAAAAGATATCCAAAATTCAGGAGCGCCGCCATGCCGGATAA
- a CDS encoding caspase family protein: MKLLKCLASIFLLVGLAHQAGGKDNMAFHALIVSAETSYLKTEVPLNYAELDADRVARAMRKAGRTPPGSIHRLKNPSIAEFNSYVRKMSKQGKRKFLFYFSGHSDEQGLHLKDGLIDKNRFHDMLQTITSKVKVVILDSCFSGALKTKGVKKSQPIDLVHYDVDEPTGSVVLTSSSGGEFSYESENLKGSIFTYHLVSGIYGQADGNEDGLVTIDELYQYVYSQTKYQNMVSGGPVQHPEFDSKLTGQGALVVSFPARINGRIQLPKGLHGELTLAAANGVTFFKFFKAKGEDRSISLPYGTYDVTVNEPSRVGTGRVELLSDEEIPLRNNDLVWSNRTQDKVQSKGIEKKERMDEFLFGIKLGSHPGFVEGLEGGGSSEIFMLTPAGSFLGGGWRFAINAGSQTHDIKNTPAKVSFERFTMGFEADYRGIDSWNNDWIFGLRVGGLESKTDIESAGLTHFTLGTRFYPQTFPLKFGVHLGFETATFKDSKKSEDVSTLEFSISY; the protein is encoded by the coding sequence ATGAAACTTTTAAAATGCCTTGCCTCTATTTTTCTCCTCGTTGGTCTTGCTCACCAGGCCGGCGGCAAAGACAATATGGCCTTTCATGCCCTGATTGTCAGTGCCGAAACATCCTATTTAAAGACTGAAGTACCTCTCAATTATGCTGAGCTCGACGCGGACCGCGTAGCCCGAGCCATGAGAAAGGCGGGCCGCACCCCCCCAGGCTCCATTCACCGCCTTAAGAATCCCAGCATTGCTGAATTCAATTCTTACGTGCGGAAGATGTCCAAACAAGGGAAGCGAAAATTCCTGTTTTACTTTTCCGGTCATTCGGATGAGCAGGGTCTCCATCTAAAAGACGGTCTCATCGACAAAAACCGATTTCACGATATGCTCCAGACCATCACCTCAAAGGTGAAGGTTGTTATTTTAGACAGTTGTTTTTCGGGAGCCTTGAAAACAAAAGGGGTCAAGAAATCTCAACCAATTGATCTCGTCCACTATGATGTGGATGAACCAACAGGTTCTGTGGTTTTGACTTCCAGTTCCGGCGGAGAATTTTCCTACGAATCGGAGAACCTAAAGGGAAGTATTTTTACCTATCATCTGGTCTCCGGCATCTATGGGCAGGCCGACGGCAATGAAGACGGTCTGGTCACCATTGATGAGCTCTATCAGTACGTCTATTCGCAGACCAAGTACCAAAACATGGTCTCTGGCGGCCCGGTTCAACATCCGGAATTTGATTCCAAGCTCACGGGACAGGGCGCACTTGTTGTTTCCTTCCCGGCTCGCATCAACGGACGAATTCAGCTCCCCAAAGGACTTCATGGGGAACTCACTCTTGCGGCCGCCAATGGGGTGACTTTCTTTAAGTTCTTTAAGGCCAAAGGTGAAGACCGCTCGATAAGTCTTCCCTATGGCACCTACGATGTGACGGTCAACGAACCCTCACGGGTTGGCACGGGTCGAGTGGAACTTCTTTCGGATGAAGAGATTCCCTTGCGCAACAACGATCTTGTCTGGAGCAACCGTACCCAGGACAAGGTTCAATCCAAGGGCATCGAGAAGAAAGAGCGTATGGACGAGTTTCTCTTCGGCATCAAGCTTGGCAGTCACCCCGGGTTTGTCGAGGGACTTGAAGGCGGCGGTAGTTCCGAGATCTTTATGCTCACCCCTGCGGGTTCCTTCCTCGGTGGGGGTTGGCGTTTTGCCATTAATGCCGGTAGCCAAACTCACGACATCAAGAACACTCCGGCAAAGGTTTCCTTTGAGCGCTTTACAATGGGATTTGAGGCTGACTACCGAGGGATTGACAGCTGGAATAATGATTGGATATTTGGCCTAAGAGTTGGAGGCCTTGAATCAAAAACCGATATCGAAAGCGCAGGCCTCACTCATTTCACTCTCGGCACTAGGTTTTATCCCCAAACCTTTCCTTTGAAATTTGGCGTGCATTTGGGATTTGAAACAGCGACATTTAAAGACTCCAAAAAATCGGAAGACGTATCGACCCTGGAATTCTCAATATCCTATTAG
- a CDS encoding DTW domain-containing protein, translating into MNIQQYRAKKLEQDLRERARFRPSCGVCFQPQLACYCSQILAFDPKIKFVILIHPVEARKRIATGRLSHLVLQDSHLFRGESFGHHLGVNKILADQSFFPVILYPKGLSLNLSQCDDQVLSHLVPPEKKLVVFVIDGSWGTANRMIRESENLSQLPRICFTPERESRFRVRKQPRQGYLSTVEAIHQTIELLGESVGFPLHRRQHDNLIQVFDHLVDQQLALSSQNVSARPTDHK; encoded by the coding sequence TTGAATATTCAACAGTACAGAGCCAAAAAACTGGAGCAGGACCTCAGAGAAAGAGCTCGGTTTCGTCCCTCTTGTGGAGTTTGCTTTCAACCACAGTTGGCTTGTTATTGCTCCCAAATACTTGCCTTTGACCCTAAGATTAAATTCGTCATCCTGATCCATCCTGTGGAGGCGCGAAAGAGAATTGCGACAGGACGGCTCTCCCATCTTGTTTTGCAGGATTCCCATCTTTTTAGGGGTGAGAGCTTTGGCCACCATTTGGGAGTGAATAAGATCCTAGCAGACCAAAGCTTTTTCCCAGTCATACTCTACCCAAAGGGTTTATCATTGAACTTAAGTCAGTGTGACGATCAGGTGCTTAGTCACTTGGTTCCTCCTGAGAAAAAACTGGTCGTTTTTGTGATTGATGGCTCATGGGGAACAGCCAATAGAATGATTCGAGAAAGCGAAAACCTTTCTCAGCTACCGAGGATTTGTTTTACCCCAGAGAGAGAATCCCGCTTTCGCGTGCGAAAACAGCCTCGGCAGGGATATTTGTCCACGGTTGAGGCCATTCACCAGACAATTGAACTTCTTGGCGAATCGGTGGGCTTCCCGCTGCATAGGCGACAACACGATAATCTCATACAGGTTTTTGATCACTTGGTTGATCAGCAGTTGGCGCTTTCCTCCCAAAATGTGTCAGCGAGGCCGACTGATCACAAGTAA
- a CDS encoding rhomboid family intramembrane serine protease gives MENPFRIKYRRSILIPLIIVINGVVFYKWQSAPADDLNSYMAQNFLVSWEALQQGRGWVLLTSAFSHLHFFHFFINMYVLLGFGSFLEKTLGRLRFLVFYLIAGVVGSLAHAMVSAFYLGDPSLPALGASGALAGVILVFSLLFPREKILIMGIIPVPAIFGAALFIGLDIWGLVAQSEGGGLPIGHGAHLGGSFTGIIYYLLFLRPTISRYRRQILVG, from the coding sequence ATGGAAAATCCTTTTCGCATCAAATACCGTCGCTCAATTCTGATTCCCCTGATTATTGTCATCAATGGAGTGGTTTTCTATAAGTGGCAATCGGCCCCAGCTGACGACCTCAATAGCTATATGGCCCAGAATTTTCTGGTCAGCTGGGAGGCATTGCAACAGGGGCGTGGCTGGGTGCTACTCACCTCTGCCTTTTCTCACCTACACTTTTTCCATTTTTTCATAAACATGTATGTCCTGTTAGGCTTCGGCTCATTTCTTGAAAAAACCCTGGGTAGACTTAGATTCCTAGTTTTTTATTTAATTGCTGGAGTCGTTGGCTCCCTTGCCCACGCCATGGTCTCAGCCTTCTATCTGGGAGACCCCAGCCTGCCCGCTCTGGGAGCCAGTGGCGCCCTGGCGGGTGTCATATTGGTATTTTCGCTCCTATTCCCAAGAGAAAAAATTCTGATCATGGGAATCATTCCTGTGCCGGCGATCTTTGGCGCCGCACTGTTTATTGGCCTTGATATCTGGGGCCTCGTCGCACAGAGCGAGGGGGGAGGGCTGCCAATTGGCCATGGAGCCCATTTGGGTGGCTCTTTTACCGGAATAATTTACTACCTTCTGTTTTTACGTCCCACAATCAGCCGATATCGGCGACAAATCCTGGTGGGATGA
- a CDS encoding transcriptional regulator, protein MLLIGIILGWAGPSLAQLEVSKIPETIELKEKDGGCLDGSPWSSSSLSEKGKVQVLFYVDPDEKDANTKFEDELKVKADDEGYEFDSVAVINMAATWKPNWIISSILEGKQKKFPDTLYLKDLKKVLVSKWSLKDDAYNVVIFDKSGKVVFLKSGVLSAEEMESAYSTIKENM, encoded by the coding sequence ATGTTGTTAATTGGGATTATACTAGGATGGGCAGGCCCATCCCTGGCTCAACTTGAGGTGAGTAAAATTCCTGAAACCATTGAGCTCAAAGAGAAGGACGGCGGGTGCCTGGATGGTTCGCCGTGGTCAAGCTCAAGCCTCAGCGAAAAGGGCAAGGTTCAGGTTTTGTTCTATGTCGACCCGGATGAAAAAGATGCCAACACCAAATTTGAAGATGAACTCAAAGTGAAGGCTGACGACGAAGGCTACGAGTTTGACTCCGTGGCCGTTATCAACATGGCTGCCACCTGGAAGCCCAACTGGATTATCTCTTCTATTCTGGAAGGAAAGCAGAAGAAATTCCCCGACACCCTATACCTAAAAGATCTTAAAAAAGTTTTGGTCAGTAAGTGGAGCCTAAAAGATGACGCCTACAATGTGGTGATCTTTGATAAGTCCGGCAAAGTGGTCTTCCTGAAATCTGGCGTATTGTCGGCAGAGGAAATGGAATCAGCCTACTCGACAATCAAAGAAAACATGTAA
- a CDS encoding TIGR01777 family protein, whose amino-acid sequence MKIVLAGGSGQVGAILRRHFSRDKAIQVLNLSRSGEKGWIKWDGRTLGNWAEAIDGADLVVNLAGRSVDCRYTKTNLKEMMDSRVESTRVIGQTIEGASRPPALWLQMSTATIYSHRFDQANDEDTGIIGGQELDAPSYWGYSIEIAKAWERELSEAKTPKTRKVALRAAMVMSPGRGGVFDVLYKMTMLGLGGPIGGGHQYVSWIHDLDFCRAIDFLIRHDEIDGPVNLCAPGPLPQKEFMGKLRLALGIPIGFPATKWMAELGALVLRTDTELLLKSRRVVPTRLLKSGFEFQFPDWETAAKDLSYRRRHG is encoded by the coding sequence ATGAAGATTGTATTGGCCGGGGGCTCAGGGCAGGTCGGGGCCATCCTTAGGCGGCACTTTTCTCGGGATAAAGCGATTCAAGTTTTGAACCTTAGCCGTTCGGGAGAAAAGGGCTGGATCAAATGGGATGGTCGCACTTTGGGAAATTGGGCTGAGGCTATCGACGGTGCGGATCTGGTGGTCAATCTTGCCGGCCGGAGCGTGGACTGTCGCTACACCAAAACCAACCTAAAAGAGATGATGGACTCTCGGGTTGAGTCCACTAGGGTGATTGGCCAAACCATTGAGGGCGCATCCAGGCCTCCCGCATTGTGGTTACAAATGAGCACGGCGACGATCTATTCCCATCGTTTTGATCAGGCAAATGACGAGGACACAGGAATTATCGGTGGACAAGAATTGGATGCCCCTTCCTATTGGGGGTACAGCATCGAAATTGCCAAGGCCTGGGAACGGGAACTGTCTGAGGCGAAGACTCCAAAAACGCGGAAGGTGGCCTTAAGGGCAGCGATGGTGATGAGTCCCGGTCGTGGTGGGGTGTTTGATGTCCTCTACAAGATGACGATGCTCGGATTGGGAGGCCCAATTGGGGGTGGTCACCAGTACGTGAGTTGGATCCATGATCTGGACTTCTGCCGAGCCATTGATTTCCTTATTCGCCATGACGAAATTGACGGGCCTGTGAACCTCTGTGCACCTGGTCCTTTGCCACAAAAAGAGTTCATGGGAAAACTTCGTCTTGCTCTGGGAATTCCCATCGGATTTCCGGCCACGAAGTGGATGGCTGAGCTGGGAGCCCTTGTCTTAAGAACGGATACCGAGTTGCTGCTAAAGAGCAGGCGAGTGGTTCCCACGAGACTACTGAAATCTGGTTTTGAATTTCAGTTTCCCGACTGGGAGACGGCGGCAAAAGACCTGTCCTATCGGCGCCGTCATGGATAA
- a CDS encoding carbon-nitrogen hydrolase family protein — MGGYSKDSLRGQMTNFPEGNLVVLLDGKIVGYSACIILKEQDVLKPHTWYEATGGGFGTTHNPKGEFLYGFETCVDPEIRRHRIGARIYAARKRLAKYLRLKGIVFGGRVPNFHHHIDRVKTLKAYVKQVKAKKIKDPTLEFHLRNGFEPIGILENYLPIDNESLGHAVHLMWKNPEYVSPKAKKGSLLKPNFVRVVSVQYKQRIIKSFKEFANMVEYYVDVTSDYRADFVLFPELFTMQLLSIKNEQVPPNVAMEHMTQYADRLKEMFYKLAIKYNVNIIGGSHPTPVGNHIENISYIALRNGVMHEQSKIHPTPDERFWWNFEGGNEVKVIDTDCGPIGVLICYDSEFPELSRHLVNQGALILFVPFLTDNRQAYCRVRYCCQARAVENQIYVATAGNVGNLPRVANMDIQYAQSSIFTPCDFPFAKDGIAAETTPNVEMVAIADLRLDTLMEARANGAVKNLMDRRHDLYSVTWHQK, encoded by the coding sequence ATGGGCGGTTATTCCAAGGATTCCCTGCGTGGACAAATGACCAATTTTCCAGAGGGCAACCTTGTCGTTTTGCTGGATGGTAAAATCGTTGGCTACAGCGCCTGCATTATCTTAAAGGAGCAGGATGTTCTCAAACCACACACTTGGTACGAGGCAACGGGCGGTGGCTTTGGCACAACCCACAATCCTAAGGGAGAGTTTCTTTACGGTTTTGAAACCTGTGTTGACCCCGAGATTCGTCGCCACCGAATCGGTGCCCGCATCTATGCCGCCCGCAAACGTCTGGCCAAATACTTGCGTCTTAAAGGAATCGTATTCGGTGGCCGGGTGCCTAACTTCCATCACCATATCGATCGAGTGAAAACACTTAAGGCCTACGTCAAGCAGGTCAAAGCGAAGAAGATCAAAGACCCAACTCTTGAGTTTCACCTGCGCAATGGATTTGAACCCATTGGCATCTTGGAGAACTACCTCCCTATTGACAACGAGTCCCTGGGGCACGCCGTTCATCTGATGTGGAAAAATCCGGAATATGTTTCGCCTAAGGCAAAAAAAGGCTCACTACTTAAACCAAATTTTGTTCGTGTTGTGAGCGTTCAGTACAAACAGCGAATCATTAAGTCGTTCAAAGAATTCGCTAACATGGTTGAGTACTATGTGGACGTGACTTCTGATTATAGGGCTGACTTTGTACTCTTCCCGGAGCTCTTCACCATGCAGCTCCTGTCCATCAAAAATGAACAGGTGCCACCCAATGTGGCCATGGAACACATGACCCAGTATGCAGATCGCCTCAAAGAGATGTTTTACAAGCTGGCGATCAAATATAACGTCAACATTATAGGTGGCTCCCACCCCACACCAGTGGGAAATCACATTGAAAATATCAGCTATATTGCCCTTCGCAACGGAGTGATGCATGAGCAGTCTAAAATTCACCCAACACCGGACGAAAGATTCTGGTGGAATTTTGAGGGCGGCAACGAGGTTAAGGTGATTGACACGGACTGTGGCCCAATCGGCGTCCTCATTTGTTATGACAGTGAGTTCCCGGAACTCTCTCGACACCTAGTCAACCAAGGGGCCTTGATTCTCTTTGTTCCCTTTTTAACCGACAACCGCCAGGCCTATTGCCGGGTTCGTTACTGCTGCCAGGCTCGCGCAGTGGAAAACCAAATTTACGTCGCCACGGCCGGAAATGTGGGAAACCTTCCACGAGTGGCCAATATGGATATTCAATATGCCCAAAGTAGTATCTTCACCCCTTGCGATTTCCCCTTTGCAAAGGATGGAATTGCCGCGGAAACTACACCAAATGTGGAAATGGTGGCCATTGCCGATTTGCGACTCGACACCCTTATGGAAGCCAGAGCAAATGGGGCGGTTAAAAACTTGATGGATCGAAGACACGACTTGTACTCGGTCACCTGGCACCAAAAATAA
- a CDS encoding YbjQ family protein, with product MILTNIEIVPGRNIIEHYGLVQGNTIRAKHVGRDFMAGLKNIFGGELRGYTELLSESRQEALSRMIEQATGVGADAIVNIRFSTSSVAQGAAEILVYGTAVKLD from the coding sequence ATGATTCTCACCAATATCGAGATTGTCCCCGGACGAAACATTATTGAGCATTACGGTCTGGTCCAGGGAAACACCATCAGGGCCAAACATGTTGGCCGCGATTTCATGGCTGGCCTCAAAAACATATTCGGCGGCGAACTACGCGGCTACACCGAATTGCTCAGCGAGAGTAGACAAGAGGCCCTTTCTCGGATGATCGAACAGGCCACCGGGGTTGGCGCGGACGCCATCGTCAATATTCGCTTTTCAACATCATCCGTCGCCCAGGGGGCGGCGGAGATTCTGGTCTACGGTACGGCTGTCAAACTGGATTAG
- a CDS encoding heavy metal-binding domain-containing protein, whose amino-acid sequence MVELVVIATLVILGFVFGQISEKRHYREIEEREKNLHHIPVVSGEWKEHIDPDDEGVAVSAGTVVASDYFKSFVSNLRNIFGGRLNAYETLLDRGRREAILRVKEKAVRLGAHKIVNLRVETSTVNSAGARRGSMPCVELFAYGTALYKKKPATDEVRS is encoded by the coding sequence ATGGTTGAGCTCGTCGTCATTGCCACACTAGTTATTTTGGGCTTTGTCTTTGGACAGATATCCGAAAAGCGTCATTACCGGGAAATAGAAGAGCGTGAAAAGAATCTTCATCACATCCCCGTCGTTAGCGGTGAATGGAAGGAGCATATTGACCCCGATGACGAAGGAGTCGCTGTTAGCGCCGGCACAGTGGTCGCCTCTGATTACTTTAAATCCTTTGTCAGCAATCTGCGCAATATCTTTGGGGGACGCCTCAACGCCTACGAAACCTTGCTCGATCGTGGACGCCGTGAAGCCATACTAAGAGTCAAAGAGAAGGCGGTTCGCCTAGGTGCCCACAAAATCGTCAACTTGAGAGTCGAGACCTCGACGGTCAACTCAGCCGGGGCCCGCCGAGGTTCTATGCCATGTGTAGAGTTGTTTGCCTACGGTACCGCCCTCTACAAGAAGAAGCCCGCAACTGATGAAGTACGTTCCTAA
- a CDS encoding M48 family metallopeptidase, with protein MKYVPKEIDQNVNRPKEHPLVDFVWLIVGTAVGIAILVFLAVQLSSSVADRISMEKEVELVDNQFGWKGKEGNTPPTAGTQAKSEAKDLQFADERRQLQSLVDQLWLPFSPEASLHLRSSIDPAPFENAYMGLGGRMAVTTGLLENSESENELGFVICHEIGHFVHRDVIRGLSTRFMLMAALSLLGLSDNNLGVVNLGVDSSLLSYSRDQESKADEFAVSCASQKYGHIEGFDTFFVRATKKNPKILDNKFFQYMSTHPISEERIKHLRDYASIKGVSPEGPLTQQTLWKKKAPQEAQ; from the coding sequence ATGAAGTACGTTCCTAAGGAAATCGATCAAAACGTCAATCGTCCAAAGGAGCACCCCCTTGTGGATTTTGTTTGGCTTATTGTCGGCACAGCCGTGGGTATAGCCATTCTTGTGTTCTTGGCTGTTCAGCTTTCGTCTTCTGTCGCCGACCGGATTTCTATGGAGAAGGAAGTTGAGCTTGTCGATAATCAGTTCGGCTGGAAAGGCAAGGAGGGAAATACTCCCCCGACAGCTGGCACTCAGGCCAAGAGTGAGGCGAAGGATCTTCAATTTGCCGACGAAAGGCGGCAGCTTCAATCACTGGTTGACCAATTGTGGTTACCCTTTTCACCTGAGGCCAGCCTACATTTGAGATCCTCTATTGACCCTGCTCCCTTTGAAAATGCCTATATGGGCTTGGGTGGACGCATGGCGGTCACAACTGGGCTGCTGGAAAATTCGGAATCTGAAAACGAACTGGGGTTTGTTATCTGTCATGAGATTGGCCACTTTGTTCATCGTGATGTCATCAGGGGACTCAGCACCCGGTTTATGCTGATGGCCGCCCTCAGCCTACTGGGACTGAGTGATAACAATTTGGGAGTTGTGAATCTTGGAGTTGATTCAAGCCTTCTCTCCTACTCCCGCGACCAGGAGTCAAAGGCTGATGAATTCGCCGTTAGCTGCGCCAGCCAGAAATATGGACATATTGAGGGCTTTGATACTTTCTTTGTCCGGGCCACCAAAAAGAACCCAAAGATATTGGACAACAAATTCTTTCAGTATATGAGCACTCATCCTATCAGTGAGGAGCGCATCAAGCACCTTCGAGACTATGCCAGTATAAAGGGAGTTTCCCCAGAGGGCCCTTTAACCCAACAGACCCTCTGGAAGAAAAAGGCACCGCAAGAAGCTCAATGA
- a CDS encoding TIGR02147 family protein yields MKDIGKILKVELERRQKNNRAYSLRSFAAYLGVSPATLSQIISGKRGVSFKRLNMIMEKLGLTPKEQSRALRAIKRKKQENQKTTVLREDQFRLISDWHHYAILSLGELDDNQADPRWIAQRLNIKVDEANEAIARLQRMGIIQISEGRFRQVADPLNTTSDIPSSSIRRYHKGILGLAQNRIDHIPVDRRHFTSITMAVNTSNLEEAKRITQEYKDDMANLLEEGSLDDVYQLSIQLFPLTVKESK; encoded by the coding sequence ATGAAGGATATTGGTAAGATTCTCAAAGTCGAGCTTGAGAGAAGGCAGAAGAACAACCGGGCTTACTCTTTAAGGTCCTTTGCGGCCTATCTGGGGGTCTCCCCGGCCACCCTTTCTCAGATCATATCCGGCAAGCGCGGGGTCAGCTTTAAGAGGCTAAATATGATTATGGAAAAGCTGGGCCTGACTCCAAAAGAACAGTCACGCGCCCTAAGAGCCATCAAGAGAAAAAAACAAGAGAATCAAAAGACAACAGTGTTGCGCGAGGACCAGTTTCGCTTGATCAGCGATTGGCATCACTATGCGATCCTGAGTTTAGGAGAGCTAGATGACAACCAAGCTGATCCTCGCTGGATTGCACAGCGGCTCAACATCAAAGTGGACGAGGCCAACGAGGCGATAGCCCGCTTGCAGCGCATGGGCATTATTCAGATATCTGAGGGGCGGTTTCGCCAAGTAGCCGATCCGCTCAATACAACATCTGACATCCCTTCAAGTTCAATTAGGAGATATCACAAAGGCATCTTAGGGCTCGCTCAAAACCGCATTGATCACATTCCGGTTGATCGTCGTCACTTCACCTCGATCACCATGGCCGTCAACACCAGCAATCTCGAAGAGGCCAAGCGGATCACTCAGGAGTACAAGGATGACATGGCCAATCTCCTTGAGGAAGGATCCCTTGATGACGTTTATCAGCTCTCCATTCAGTTGTTTCCGCTTACCGTAAAGGAATCAAAATGA
- a CDS encoding transglutaminase domain-containing protein — protein sequence MDRYLKPTVYFDFDHPLVSEFAQERGEGAVDEFDLAQRLYLAVRDEIPYNPYVFSFAPETFKASYALEVGKSYCIPKAGLLAAVARYWHIPSRIGLADVKNHIASEKLIAWLRSDVFAWHGYTELYLDNKWVIATPAFDKSLCEKVGVQPLEFDGREDSMFQEYTADGQKHMEYLRYHGDFDDVPVEKIIDGFRQQYPHLAQEFEDRLKSGGPTVEKSQKSRKLEDDF from the coding sequence ATGGATCGGTATCTAAAGCCTACAGTCTATTTTGATTTCGACCACCCCCTTGTGTCTGAGTTTGCCCAGGAGCGGGGAGAGGGTGCTGTCGATGAGTTTGACTTGGCTCAGCGCCTTTACTTGGCGGTGAGAGATGAAATTCCCTACAACCCTTACGTGTTTTCGTTTGCGCCAGAAACCTTTAAGGCCAGCTATGCCCTTGAGGTAGGGAAGAGTTATTGCATTCCTAAGGCAGGTCTTTTGGCAGCTGTCGCTAGGTATTGGCATATTCCTTCTCGCATTGGTCTGGCTGACGTCAAAAACCATATTGCCAGTGAGAAGCTCATCGCTTGGTTACGATCTGATGTTTTTGCCTGGCATGGGTACACGGAGCTCTATTTAGACAACAAATGGGTTATTGCCACTCCTGCCTTTGACAAGAGTTTGTGCGAAAAGGTCGGCGTTCAGCCCTTGGAATTTGATGGGCGAGAGGACTCCATGTTTCAGGAGTACACCGCCGATGGGCAGAAACACATGGAATACCTTCGGTACCATGGGGACTTCGACGACGTCCCGGTGGAGAAGATCATTGATGGGTTTCGTCAGCAGTATCCCCACTTGGCTCAGGAATTTGAGGACCGCCTAAAATCCGGAGGCCCCACAGTGGAAAAGTCTCAGAAGTCCCGAAAGCTAGAGGACGATTTCTAA
- a CDS encoding ABC transporter permease, protein MSWRAIQSIYKFEMSRMWRTLTQSVASPVISTSLYFVVFGSAIGSRINEIDGISYGAFIVPGLVMLSVLTQSIANASFGIYFPRFTGTIFEILSAPISYIEILCGYVGAAASKSLILGVLILITANFFVPLEIEHPMWMAFFLVLTSVTFSLFGFIIGIWADGFEKLQIVPLLIITPLTFLGGSFYSIKMLPPFWQKVSMANPVVYLISGFRWSFYGKADVGLEVSLIMIGLFLLSCILLVRWIFKTGYRLRT, encoded by the coding sequence ATGAGTTGGCGGGCAATTCAGAGTATCTATAAGTTTGAAATGTCCCGCATGTGGAGAACCCTGACCCAAAGTGTGGCCTCTCCCGTGATTTCCACCTCCCTTTACTTTGTGGTTTTCGGTTCGGCCATTGGCTCGCGTATCAATGAGATTGACGGCATCAGTTATGGGGCTTTTATTGTTCCGGGACTGGTGATGCTTTCGGTGTTAACTCAAAGCATTGCCAACGCCTCTTTCGGCATTTACTTTCCGCGATTTACGGGAACCATTTTTGAAATTCTATCAGCGCCCATTTCTTATATTGAAATCCTCTGCGGTTATGTGGGGGCGGCAGCAAGCAAAAGTTTAATCCTCGGAGTTCTAATCCTAATTACAGCAAACTTTTTCGTTCCCTTGGAAATTGAACACCCCATGTGGATGGCCTTTTTTCTGGTTTTGACTTCAGTTACGTTTAGTCTATTCGGGTTTATTATTGGCATCTGGGCGGATGGATTTGAGAAGCTGCAAATTGTCCCCTTGTTGATCATTACTCCACTCACCTTTTTGGGTGGTAGCTTCTATTCAATTAAAATGCTTCCGCCCTTTTGGCAAAAGGTCTCCATGGCCAACCCGGTGGTTTATTTGATCAGTGGCTTTCGCTGGAGTTTTTACGGCAAGGCGGACGTAGGTCTGGAGGTAAGTCTCATCATGATCGGTCTCTTCCTTCTCAGTTGTATTCTTCTGGTCCGTTGGATCTTCAAGACCGGTTATCGCCTAAGGACTTGA